One part of the Paroedura picta isolate Pp20150507F chromosome 5, Ppicta_v3.0, whole genome shotgun sequence genome encodes these proteins:
- the MGAT3 gene encoding beta-1,4-mannosyl-glycoprotein 4-beta-N-acetylglucosaminyltransferase, with product MKMRRHKLFLTLCMAGLCLISFLHFLKALSYVTFPRELASLSPNLVSNFFWNNAPVTPQVSPEPGGPEFLRTPLYSHSPLLQPLSPSRASEELHRVEFVLPEDVTEYFVHTKAGGVCFKPGTKVLEKPLAGRPEDKLEGAASERAGRKPLSTNGTKRRKWVECVCLPGWHGPSCGVPTVVQYSNLPTKDRLTPREAPRRVINAINVNHEFDLLDVRFHELGDVVDAFVVCESNFTAYGEPRPLKFREMLLNGSFDYIRHKVLYVFLDHFPPGGRQDGWIADDYLRTFLTRDGVSRLRNLRPDDVFIIDDADEIPARDGVLFLKLYDGWTEPFAFHMRKSLYGFFWKQPGTLEVVSGCTIGMLQTVYATDGIRLRRREYYTMPGFRLYENSTGHILVQWSLGSPLHFAGWHCSWCFTPEGIYFKLVSAQNGDFPRWGDYEDKRDLNYIRELIRTGGWFDGTVQEYPPADPKEQMYAPKYLLKHYQRFCYLLENPYQKAEGAG from the coding sequence atGAAGATGAGACGCCACAAGCTCTTTCTGACTCTGTGCATGGCTGGTCTCTGCCTCATCTCCTTCCTTCACTTCCTGAAGGCCCTCTCCTATGTCACATTCCCTAGGGAGCTGGCATCGCTGAGCCCCAACTTGGTCTCCAACTTTTTCTGGAACAATGCGCCCGTCACGCCTCAAGTCAGCCCGGAGCCAGGGGGTCCAGAGTTCCTCCGCACGCCGCTCTATTCCCACTCACCTTTACTTCAGcctctttcccccagcagagCCAGTGAGGAGTTGCACAGAGTGGAGTTTGTGCTGCCCGAAGATGTCACGGAATACTTTGTGCACACCAAAGCTGGAGGGGTCTGCTTCAAGCCAGGGACCAAGGTGCTGGAAAAGCCATTAGCAGGCCGGCCGGAAGACAAACTAGAGGGAGCCGCTTCAGAGCGTGCAGGCCGGAAACCTCTGAGTACGAATGGGACCAAGCGACGGAAGTGGGTAGAGTGCGTATGCCTGCCAGGTTGGCATGGGCCTAGCTGTGGGGTGCCTACTGTGGTCCAGTATTCAAACCTCCCCACTAAAGACCGCCTGACGCCACGAGAGGCACCCAGGAGAGTCATTAATGCCATCAACGTGAACCATGAATTTGATCTCTTGGATGTGCGTTTCCACGAACTGGGGGATGTGGTAGATGCCTTTGTTGTCTGTGAATCGAATTTCACAGCCTATGGGGAGCCACGCCCCCTCAAGTTCCGTGAGATGCTGCTCAACGGCTCCTTCGACTATATCCGCCACAAGGTACTCTACGTCTTCCTGGACCACTTCCCTCCCGGCGGCCGGCAGGACGGCTGGATCGCTGATGACTATCTGCGCACTTTTCTGACTCGGGATGGCGTCTCCCGTCTCCGCAACTTGCGGCCTGACGATGTTTTCATCATCGACGATGCAGATGAGATTCCGGCCCGTGATGGCGTGCTCTTTCTCAAACTGTACGACGGCTGGACGGAGCCCTTTGCCTTCCACATGCGCAAATCTCTCTATGGCTTCTTCTGGAAGCAGCCTGGCACCCTAGAGGTGGTTTCCGGCTGCACGATTGGAATGCTCCAGACGGTTTATGCCACTGATGGGATCCGCCTTCGCCGCAGAGAGTATTACACCATGCCTGGCTTCCGGCTGTATGAAAACAGCACAGGCCACATCCTGGTACAATGGTCCCTGGGCAGTCCTCTCCATTTTGCCGGCTGGCACTGCTCCTGGTGCTTCACACCAGAAGGAATCTACTTCAAACTGGTGTCAGCCCAGAATGGGGACTTTCCCCGCTGGGGGGACTATGAGGACAAGCGGGACCTCAATTATATCCGGGAGCTAATCCGAACTGGTGGGTGGTTTGACGGTACCGTTCAGGAGTACCCTCCTGCAGACCCCAAGGAACAAATGTACGCCCCCAAATATCTGCTGAAGCACTACCAGCGCTTTTGTTACTTACTGGAGAACCCCTACCAGAAGGCAGAGGGGGCTGGCTGA